In the genome of Cryptomeria japonica chromosome 8, Sugi_1.0, whole genome shotgun sequence, one region contains:
- the LOC131037931 gene encoding protein TOPLESS-RELATED PROTEIN 2 — MSTDKSRELELLVLQFLYEENLGDTAHMLEQESGCFFNMKYFGDQVLAGNLDDADSYLLGFTRIEDNKFSRKIFFQLRKHKYLEALDRKDFSKAVEILVKDLKVFETFNKDIYDELTQLITLENIRENKELSTYGGATSARKTMFQELIKLVVKNPQLNNKLEIQNVEPYRLRYLINQSKNWQHQHWKNQRSNLGTQIPQEVLLVPIAMPAPLQHDAPPSISNSLSLTVYPNPPISHSAAAAGAVNYLPENEGFLTCSRRSLANSTGINYQCVNSENARKRSRIVTVDEV; from the exons ATGAGTACCGACAAGAGCAGGGAATTGGAGCTTCTTGTTTTGCAGTTTTTATATGAGGAGAACTTAGGTGACACAGCCCACAT GTTGGAACAAGAGTCCGGTTGCTTCTTCAACATGAAGTATTTTGGCGACCAAGTTCTTGCAGGAAATTTGGATGACGCTGACAGCTATCTCTTGGGCTTTACTAGAATTGAAGACAATAAATTTTCTAGGAAAATTTTCTTTCAGCTCAGGAAACATAAATATTTAGAAGCATTGGACAGG AAAGACTTTTCCAAAGCTGTGGAAATTCTTGTAAAGGATCTCAAAGTCTTCGAAACTTTCAATAAGGACATTTACGATGAGCTCACCCAATTAATAACTTTGGAGAACATCAG GGAAAATAAGGAGCTTTCTACATATGGGGGTGCAACATCTGCGCGGAAAACTATGTTTCAAGAGTTAATAAAGCTTGTAGTAAAAAACCCTCAGCTAAACAATAAGCTTGAAATTCAAAATGTTGAACCTTATAGGTTGAGATACCTCATAAATCAAAG CAAAAATTGGCAGCATCAACATTGGAAAAACCAAAGATCTAATCTTGGAACTCAAATTCCACAAGAAGTACTTTTGGTTCCCATTGCTATGCCTGCT CCACTTCAACATGACGCTCCTCCCTCTATTAGCAATAGCTTATCTCTTACAGTATATCCTAATCCTCCCATATCACATTCTGCAGCAGCTGCTGGAGCAGTCAATTATTTACCTGAAAACGAAG GTTTCTTGACATGTTCTAGAAGGTCCCTGGCAAATAGTACTGGAATTAATTATCAATGTGTGAATTCTGAAAATGCTAGGAAACGTTCCCGTATTGTTACAGTTGATGAGGTATGA